The Microplitis demolitor isolate Queensland-Clemson2020A chromosome 8, iyMicDemo2.1a, whole genome shotgun sequence genome has a segment encoding these proteins:
- the LOC103573274 gene encoding nucleolar protein dao-5 isoform X2, which yields MASTDDLVISSLVYNYLLKKDPGIAKVFQTKTHANPLPKGSPGIEEIFKHYQKSSPKKINVKAAGKPVKSDSSSDSEEDEAEKKKPLVNGKAKVQTNNKQAAKSSSEDSSSEEEETPKPSTVKKPVAAAKTTPAKAAPKKAESSSSDDSSEDEKPQAKKVTTAIPQAKNVAKKESSSEDDSSSEDEKAKPAVAKATPAKATPAKATPAKTAPAKKAESSSDDSSSDDNESKTKAVVAKPTPAVKTSAKKESSSDEDSSEDEAPVKTVARKPAAQVTPKATPKKEESSDDSDDSSEDEKPAAKAAVSKPTTPAKTPAKKASSSEESSSDDDDEPPAKKAVPAKPVAAVQQKKAAVNKKEESDSSEDSSEEEEKSPKKPVAKATPAKATPAKAAESSSDSDSSEEETKPAPKATTPVAKKAAKSSSEDSDSSDEEPAKPAVAKATPKTPTPAKQTKPAESSSDDSSSEEEKPKKAPAKTPVAKTPVKKEESSSEEDSDDEAPKKTPVKKEESSSEEESDEEKKPQAKLKVTGKAEKRKHDDSKNEQQNGIATPAKKANYSNFVKASGDASAEKSRKNVPFRRVRDDEIELSPQLANNSFEAKRGARGSWGEKANIDLKHTRGKSFRHEKTKKKRGSYRGGQIDMSVNSIKFDD from the exons ATGGCATCCACCGATGATTTGGTTATTTCTTCCCTCGTGTacaattatttgttaaaaaaagatCCTGGAATTGCTAAagtatttcaaacaaaaacacATGca aATCCATTACCAAAAGGATCGCCAGGTATTGAAGAGATTTTCAAGCACTACCAAAAGAGTtctccgaaaaaaataaatgtaaaagcTGCAGGCAAACCGGTTAAATCGGATTCGAGCTCAGATAGTGAAGAAGATGAAGcagaaaagaaaaaaccatTAGTTAATGGAAAAGCTAAAGTACAGACTAACAATAAACAAGCAGCAAAATCGTCATCTGAGGATTCAAGTTCTGAGGAAGAAGAGACGCCTAAACCATCTACAGTTAAGAAACCTGTAGCTGCTGCTAAAACTACGCCAGCTAAAGCCGCTCCAAAAAAAGCTGAATCAAGTTCGTCGGATGATAGTTCAGAAGATGAAAAACCTCAagcaaaaaaagtaacaacaGCAATTCCTCAGGCTAAAAATGTTGCGAAAAAAGAATCAAGCTCAGAAGATGATTCATCTTCAGAGGACGAAAAAGCTAAACCAGCTGTTGCAAAGGCTACTCCTGCTAAAGCCACTCCAGCTAAAGCTACTCCTGCTAAAACCGCTCCCGCTAAAAAAGCAGAATCTTcaagtgatgattcatcttCAGATGATAAtgaatcaaagacaaaagcaGTTGTCGCGAAACCAACACCAGCGGTAAAAACTTCAGCGAAAAAAGAATCGAGTTCTGATGAAGACAGCAGTGAAGATGAGGCGCCGGTGAAAACTGTCGCACGTAAACCTGCTGCACAAGTTACACCGAAAGCTACTCCCAAGAAGGAAGAATCAAGTGATGACTCTGATGATTCCTCAGAAGACGAGAAACCAGCTGCTAAGGCAGCGGTAAGTAAACCAACAACACCAGCGAAGACACCAGCAAAGAAAGCGTCGTCGAGTGAAGAAAGCAGCagtgatgacgatgatgagcCACCGGCAAAGAAAGCAGTACCAGCTAAACCAGTTGCAGCTGTTCAACAAAAGAAAGCTGCTGTAAACAAAAAGGAAGAATCTGATAGCAGTGAAGACAGTAGCGAGGAAGAAGAAAAATCCCCGAAAAAACCAGTAGCTAAAGCAACTCCAGCTAAAGCAACCCCGGCGAAAGCTGCTGAGTCTTCGAGCGACTCAGATTCTTCTGAAGAAGAAACTAAACCTGCACCTAAAGCAACAACGCCCGTTGCAAAGAAAGCTGCCAAATCGTCAAGCGAAGATTCCGACAGCTCTGATGAGGAACCAGCTAAACCAGCAGTAGCAAAGGCAACGCCCAAGACACCAACACCGGCGAAACAAACTAAACCAGCCGAATCATCGAGCGACGATTCCTCGTCCGAAGAAGAAAAACCCAAAAAAGCACCTGCTAAAACTCCTGTAGCTAAAACACCAGTTAAAAAGGAAGAATCTAGTTCAGAGGAAGACTCCGATGACGAAGCCCCTAAAAAAACACCAGTTAAAAAAGAAGAGTCTAGCTCCGAAGAAGAGTCTGATGAAGAGAAAAAACCACAGGCTAAGCTAAAGGTAACTGGCAAAGCTGAGAAAAGAAAACATGATGATTCAAAGAACGAACAGCAAAATGGCATAGCAACGCCGGCCAAGAAAGCTAATTACAGCAACTTTGTAAAAGCCAGCGGCGATGCAAGTGCAGAAAAG TCACGAAAAAATGTACCTTTCCGACGAGTCAGGGATGATGAGATCGAGTTAAGTCCACAGTTGGCTAACAATTCATTTGAAGCAAAG AGAGGTGCAAGAGGATCATGGGGAGAAAAAGCTAACATTGATTTAAAACATACGAGAGGAAAATCATTCCGCcatgaaaaaactaaaaaaaaacgcgGTAGTTATCGTGGTGGACAAATAGACATGTCTGTAAATTCAATCAAGTTTGACGATTAA
- the LOC103573274 gene encoding nucleolar protein dao-5 isoform X1 encodes MASTDDLVISSLVYNYLLKKDPGIAKVFQTKTHANPLPKGSPGIEEIFKHYQKSSPKKINVKAAGKPVKSDSSSDSEEDEAEKKKPLVNGKAKVQTNNKQAAKSSSEDSSSEEEETPKPSTVKKPVAAAKTTPAKAAPKKAESSSSDDSSEDEKPQAKKVTTAIPQAKNVAKKESSSEDDSSSEDEKAKPAVAKATPAKATPAKATPAKTAPAKKAESSSDDSSSDDNESKTKAVVAKPTPAVKTSAKKESSSDEDSSEDEAPVKTVARKPAAQVTPKATPKKEESSDDSDDSSEDEKPAAKAAVSKPTTPAKTPAKKASSSEESSSDDDDEPPAKKAVPAKPVAAVQQKKAAVNKKEESDSSEDSSEEEEKSPKKPVAKATPAKATPAKAAESSSDSDSSEEETKPAPKATTPVAKKAAKSSSEDSDSSDEEPAKPAVAKATPKTPTPAKQTKPAESSSDDSSSEEEKPKKAPAKTPVAKTPVKKEESSSEEDSDDEAPKKTPVKKEESSSEEESDEEKKPQAKLKVTGKAEKRKHDDSKNEQQNGIATPAKKANYSNFVKASGDASAEKDNEDEGSSNNFEKQNGGGRGRGGFGGGRGGRGGFGRGGGDRGGFGGGDRGGFRGRGGGFRGRGGDRGGRGGRGGFDNNRRSWDNKEGGGFRKSFGDGDRRGGGNFRGGQRKSFGGENNKSFDSAPAQNKKITFDD; translated from the exons ATGGCATCCACCGATGATTTGGTTATTTCTTCCCTCGTGTacaattatttgttaaaaaaagatCCTGGAATTGCTAAagtatttcaaacaaaaacacATGca aATCCATTACCAAAAGGATCGCCAGGTATTGAAGAGATTTTCAAGCACTACCAAAAGAGTtctccgaaaaaaataaatgtaaaagcTGCAGGCAAACCGGTTAAATCGGATTCGAGCTCAGATAGTGAAGAAGATGAAGcagaaaagaaaaaaccatTAGTTAATGGAAAAGCTAAAGTACAGACTAACAATAAACAAGCAGCAAAATCGTCATCTGAGGATTCAAGTTCTGAGGAAGAAGAGACGCCTAAACCATCTACAGTTAAGAAACCTGTAGCTGCTGCTAAAACTACGCCAGCTAAAGCCGCTCCAAAAAAAGCTGAATCAAGTTCGTCGGATGATAGTTCAGAAGATGAAAAACCTCAagcaaaaaaagtaacaacaGCAATTCCTCAGGCTAAAAATGTTGCGAAAAAAGAATCAAGCTCAGAAGATGATTCATCTTCAGAGGACGAAAAAGCTAAACCAGCTGTTGCAAAGGCTACTCCTGCTAAAGCCACTCCAGCTAAAGCTACTCCTGCTAAAACCGCTCCCGCTAAAAAAGCAGAATCTTcaagtgatgattcatcttCAGATGATAAtgaatcaaagacaaaagcaGTTGTCGCGAAACCAACACCAGCGGTAAAAACTTCAGCGAAAAAAGAATCGAGTTCTGATGAAGACAGCAGTGAAGATGAGGCGCCGGTGAAAACTGTCGCACGTAAACCTGCTGCACAAGTTACACCGAAAGCTACTCCCAAGAAGGAAGAATCAAGTGATGACTCTGATGATTCCTCAGAAGACGAGAAACCAGCTGCTAAGGCAGCGGTAAGTAAACCAACAACACCAGCGAAGACACCAGCAAAGAAAGCGTCGTCGAGTGAAGAAAGCAGCagtgatgacgatgatgagcCACCGGCAAAGAAAGCAGTACCAGCTAAACCAGTTGCAGCTGTTCAACAAAAGAAAGCTGCTGTAAACAAAAAGGAAGAATCTGATAGCAGTGAAGACAGTAGCGAGGAAGAAGAAAAATCCCCGAAAAAACCAGTAGCTAAAGCAACTCCAGCTAAAGCAACCCCGGCGAAAGCTGCTGAGTCTTCGAGCGACTCAGATTCTTCTGAAGAAGAAACTAAACCTGCACCTAAAGCAACAACGCCCGTTGCAAAGAAAGCTGCCAAATCGTCAAGCGAAGATTCCGACAGCTCTGATGAGGAACCAGCTAAACCAGCAGTAGCAAAGGCAACGCCCAAGACACCAACACCGGCGAAACAAACTAAACCAGCCGAATCATCGAGCGACGATTCCTCGTCCGAAGAAGAAAAACCCAAAAAAGCACCTGCTAAAACTCCTGTAGCTAAAACACCAGTTAAAAAGGAAGAATCTAGTTCAGAGGAAGACTCCGATGACGAAGCCCCTAAAAAAACACCAGTTAAAAAAGAAGAGTCTAGCTCCGAAGAAGAGTCTGATGAAGAGAAAAAACCACAGGCTAAGCTAAAGGTAACTGGCAAAGCTGAGAAAAGAAAACATGATGATTCAAAGAACGAACAGCAAAATGGCATAGCAACGCCGGCCAAGAAAGCTAATTACAGCAACTTTGTAAAAGCCAGCGGCGATGCAAGTGCAGAAAAG GACAACGAGGATGAAGGATCGAGTAACAACTTTGAAAAACAAAACGGCGGTGGTCGCGGACGGGGCGGGTTCGGCGGCGGTAGAGGCGGCCGAGGTGGATTCGGTAGAGGTGGAGGTGATCGCGGTGGTTTCGGTGGCGGCGATCGCGGCGGATTTAGAGGCAGAGGTGGCGGGTTCAGAGGCAGAGGAGGTGATCGCGGTGGCCGTGGGGGTCGCGGCGGCTTTGATAATAACAGAAGATCTTGGGATAATAAAGAGGGCGGCGGATTCAGAAAATCATTTGGTGACGGTGACAGACGCGGGGGTGGTAACTTCCGCGGAGGTCAAAGAAAGTCTTTCGGAGGCGAAaacaataaatcatttgactCTGCGCCagcgcaaaataaaaaaataacgttcgacgattga
- the LOC103573271 gene encoding mitotic spindle assembly checkpoint protein MAD2A, protein MGTQQKAKCITLKGSAELVKKYLQYGINSILYQRGIYPPETFEPAEHFGMFILMSTDDKIKTFLDTVLTQVEEWLLQRKVQQVTLVITNVNTKEVLEKWDFRVDYEGKVESGEGNPSGLPEVGTKDVPSIQKEIREVIRQITGTVSFLPLLDCLCSFDILTYTVPDCGIPKEWDETQPVFIANSQEVQLRSFSTSIHKMDTIVSYRNT, encoded by the exons ATGGGAACACAGCAAAAAGCGAAGTGTATCACATTAAAAGGCTCAGCTGAActtgtcaaaaaatatttac agTATGGTATCAATAGTATACTTTACCAACGAGGTATCTATCCTCCTGAAACATTCGAGCCTGCCGAACACTTTGGTATGTTTATTTTGATGTCTACTGATGACAAGATCAAGACCTTTCTCGACACGGTTCTTACTCAAGTGGAAGAGTGGCTATTACAGCGTAAAGTTCAGCAAGTAACTCTTGTTATAACAAATGTAAATACCAAGGAAGTCTTGGAGAAGTGGGATTTCAGGGTCGATTATGAGGGTAAAGTTGAGTCTGGTGAGGGGAACCCATCTGGTCTCCCTGAAGTTGGGACCAAAGATGTGCCCAGTATACAGAAGGAAATTCGTGAAGTAATTCGACAAATAACAG GAACTGTAAGCTTTCTGCCACTTCTGGACTGTCTCTGCTCCTTTGATATATTAACTTACACCGTGCCAGACTGTGGAATACCAAAGGAATGGGATGAAACTCAGCCAGTCTTTATTGCTAACAGTCAAGAAGTGCAGTTAAGATCATTCTCTACGTCTATACATAAAATGGATACAATAGTGAGCTATAGAAAtacgtaa